The window TCCAAATAGGCAGAAATTTGAGAGGAATGGCACATGAGGTCCCCAACAAATTTAATTCGCACTTGCCTAGTTGGTATAAAATCAGGGAGTGTGTAGCAGGAAAGGTAAGTGATTGTGAAAACCAGAGTGAAAGATAAATTTTTGATCGTATTATGCATTGTTATCTATTTCATACTTGCTGGTTGTAAATGGGAAAAAGACTACAAACGTGCTGCCTTTCTATCCATGCAACCTGATACAGATTTAATTCTCGCTCCCTATCCTTTTAATATTTTTGATCGGGAAGCAAGAGATGCAATCACTCTTTCGCATTATTCCAAAGAAGAAATCAAAAATATATTAGCAGATCATGAACTCTCATGGGACTCTCTTAATACACAATGGCAACTGGATACTGAGGAAGAGAATTTTACAAAAGAAGTGAACTATACCTCCCATTACACCCAATATCCTTATGATACCGAAATTCCAATTTGGATTTACGGTCCCAAATGGTTTCAGAATGGAGTGTATTCGGATGTAATTTTCCAACAACACATTCCATCTTTATATGGAAAAATATTAAACTTTGGTTTTTCCAATCAATTATCTGTCAGCGCATTTCAAAAAATATTTAAAGATTCAAATGAGAAACCTGAAATCATAGTGACTATCGTTGTTGACCAAGGTGGAAAACAACTCTATAAAGCACATAAAGGAGCGTATCCTTTCCTAGAATCATTATCTTCCAATTCCGTTTACTTCAAAAAAGCGAAAGTAGTGCATTTAGAATCACATACAGCAGTTGGTCACATGGCAATCGGAACAGGTGCTTTTCCAAAAGATTCACAGGTTTTTTCTAATGAAATTTATACATTTTCAGAAGGGAAAGTACATCATAGACCTGTTTACCAAGGTTTAAACAATAGTTTTGATTTGTCGGAACTTCATTCGGCAAGTTTTTCCGATGAATGGGATTTATCTCAAAACAATGAACCTGTAATTATTAGTCAATGTTATGCGAATCGTGCCGCAGTGGGTATGGCGGGACATGGAAAAGAATACAAAGATGGATCGAATCAAAAAACATTGATTTCCCCGGATGCTGATTTTGTCTATTGGCAAGATGTCAAAAACTTAAATTGGTCCACTTATCCAAACGCTTTTGGAAAACCCTTAGCCGCACAAAAATACAATTTATACCAATTCTACCAAACCCATAAAGCAAACATCCAAACACATTTTGAAGCGAAAAACCCTATCGATTTTCTATCAAAAATCCATCACTTTCAAGGATCAGAATTCCAAGTAAAAATGGATGGTGCTTTGTTTCGCGATACAATCGAAGAAACGATTCTCAAACCGAATAAACATAAAGATGGTAAAACAGATTTAGCCTATTTGACTCTAAAAGCGACAGATGCTGTTGGACATTTGTATGGTTGGGAAACAAAAGAGGCAGAACAAGTGTTACTGTCAACTGACAATGAAATCAAAACCATTTTTGAATTTTTAAAGGCAAACTATGGGGACAATTTCATTCTACTGGTAACGGCCGATCATGGTGCAGCCCCAATGCCAGAAATTTCAAACGGATTGTTTTTAACACATGAAGAGTTTTTTAACAGTGTGAATGAATTACTCCCTGAATCAGAAAGAAAAAAATCTTCTCTTGTGAAATGGGTAACTCATTCACAACTTTCACTAAACAGAGATTTGATGAAAAGTCATAATGTCACTGAAGAGGAAATCATACAAAAGATTTTATCCATTGAGGTTAAACAAAGAAAGTTTTTTAGAAAAATTTGGAAACGAGAAGAAATACCGAATGTATCCTTTTAAGATACATTCGACGGAAATGCTTACTTCTTTTTGGTTGGTGTATCGTCTTTTTTGAAATCTTTTAGTTTTAAAAAGACTTTGATTTCTTCGAAATCGATTCGATCTAAACTCACTGTCACTGGATCTCCGATGAAAAAAATCTTGGAATACTTTTTGGAATAAAAAGAAAAATCATTTTTAATCATCACTTCAAACTCATCAGTAAACTCTGATTTATCAAGAACTCCTTCCAAATTGGAAATGTCTAATTCCACAAAAATTTGAGAAGGACGGATCCCTACGATAAAACCTTTAAATTCTTTGATTCC of the Leptospira biflexa serovar Patoc strain 'Patoc 1 (Paris)' genome contains:
- a CDS encoding alkaline phosphatase family protein; its protein translation is MIVKTRVKDKFLIVLCIVIYFILAGCKWEKDYKRAAFLSMQPDTDLILAPYPFNIFDREARDAITLSHYSKEEIKNILADHELSWDSLNTQWQLDTEEENFTKEVNYTSHYTQYPYDTEIPIWIYGPKWFQNGVYSDVIFQQHIPSLYGKILNFGFSNQLSVSAFQKIFKDSNEKPEIIVTIVVDQGGKQLYKAHKGAYPFLESLSSNSVYFKKAKVVHLESHTAVGHMAIGTGAFPKDSQVFSNEIYTFSEGKVHHRPVYQGLNNSFDLSELHSASFSDEWDLSQNNEPVIISQCYANRAAVGMAGHGKEYKDGSNQKTLISPDADFVYWQDVKNLNWSTYPNAFGKPLAAQKYNLYQFYQTHKANIQTHFEAKNPIDFLSKIHHFQGSEFQVKMDGALFRDTIEETILKPNKHKDGKTDLAYLTLKATDAVGHLYGWETKEAEQVLLSTDNEIKTIFEFLKANYGDNFILLVTADHGAAPMPEISNGLFLTHEEFFNSVNELLPESERKKSSLVKWVTHSQLSLNRDLMKSHNVTEEEIIQKILSIEVKQRKFFRKIWKREEIPNVSF